In a genomic window of Microterricola viridarii:
- a CDS encoding thioredoxin domain-containing protein — MANRLADAISPYLRSHADNPVDWWPWGADAFAEAARRDVPVLVSIGYSSCHWCHVMARESFSDPATAELINARFVAIKVDREEHPDVDASYMAAAGAFTRNLGWPLTVFATPGGHPFYAGSYFPPVAANGLPGFAELLHAVSEAWAVRRDAVEETGAAVAAALAEAGAGSAAAPTGQIPDEPELAEAVARLAALEDPVYGGFGTPPQFSGPKFPVAPALGFLVERADGAALGARTLKLMGASPLRDPVEGGFFRYSTRRDWGDPHYERMLYDNALLLDAAVRAGQNDPGARWAQTLSEALAGFLLGVLRLPGGAFASAQDSESTLDGRRSEGGYYALEEEDRAEVDPPALDQKVLSGWNGLAIGALARAGAARQRPEWVDGARAAAEALLRLHLRPATEGDPRRLARASLGERVSDAPATLEDYGMLAGGLLALAGASGEARYAVIARDLVDACLDAARGSSLPFAVPGGAEDVLAAQGMALELDASEGAYPSGLSALASAAFELSLLSGDRRYREAAEAAVALVGPTAAENPLGYGGLLALAERLRRPVVQLVSVVTGDAPVGSAPDGAAAALLAEARRHAASVSVQIALGEEQAEAFAAAGFELFAGRRTQGGRATSYLCERFVCRLPVTDAGELTALLAAAPGAEGARPLP, encoded by the coding sequence ATGGCGAATCGACTGGCCGACGCGATCAGCCCGTACCTGCGCTCCCACGCCGATAACCCCGTCGACTGGTGGCCGTGGGGCGCCGACGCCTTCGCCGAGGCCGCCCGCCGCGACGTGCCCGTGCTGGTCTCGATCGGCTACTCCAGCTGCCACTGGTGCCACGTCATGGCCAGGGAGAGCTTCAGCGACCCGGCCACCGCGGAGCTCATCAACGCGCGCTTCGTCGCCATCAAGGTCGACCGGGAGGAGCACCCGGACGTCGACGCCAGCTACATGGCCGCGGCCGGGGCGTTCACCCGCAACCTGGGCTGGCCGCTCACCGTCTTCGCCACCCCGGGCGGCCACCCGTTCTACGCGGGGAGCTACTTCCCTCCCGTCGCCGCGAACGGGCTGCCCGGCTTCGCCGAGCTGCTGCACGCGGTGTCGGAGGCGTGGGCCGTCCGCCGGGACGCCGTCGAGGAGACCGGCGCGGCCGTGGCGGCGGCACTGGCCGAGGCGGGGGCGGGGTCGGCCGCCGCGCCGACCGGCCAGATCCCCGACGAGCCAGAGCTGGCGGAGGCGGTCGCGCGGCTGGCCGCGCTGGAGGACCCCGTCTACGGCGGCTTCGGCACGCCGCCTCAGTTCTCCGGCCCGAAGTTCCCCGTCGCCCCCGCACTCGGCTTTCTGGTGGAGCGCGCCGACGGCGCAGCGCTCGGCGCCCGCACGCTCAAACTGATGGGCGCCTCCCCGCTGCGCGACCCCGTCGAGGGCGGTTTCTTCCGCTACTCGACCCGCCGCGACTGGGGCGATCCGCACTACGAGCGGATGCTCTACGACAACGCGCTGTTGCTGGATGCCGCGGTGCGCGCCGGCCAGAACGACCCGGGCGCCCGGTGGGCGCAGACCCTGAGCGAGGCGCTGGCCGGGTTCCTGCTCGGCGTGCTGCGGCTGCCCGGCGGGGCCTTCGCGAGCGCGCAAGACTCCGAGAGCACGCTCGACGGGCGGCGCAGCGAGGGCGGGTACTACGCGCTGGAGGAGGAGGACCGCGCGGAGGTGGATCCGCCCGCCCTGGACCAGAAGGTGCTGAGCGGCTGGAACGGGCTGGCCATCGGGGCGCTCGCGCGCGCCGGTGCCGCACGGCAGCGGCCCGAGTGGGTCGACGGCGCCCGCGCCGCCGCCGAGGCACTGCTCCGGCTGCACCTGCGCCCCGCGACCGAGGGTGATCCGCGGCGGCTGGCGCGGGCCTCGCTCGGGGAGCGAGTCTCGGACGCGCCGGCCACTCTTGAGGACTACGGGATGCTGGCCGGAGGCCTGCTCGCCCTGGCCGGCGCCAGCGGGGAGGCCCGCTACGCCGTCATCGCGCGCGACCTCGTCGACGCCTGCCTGGACGCGGCCCGGGGGAGCAGTCTCCCGTTCGCGGTGCCGGGCGGCGCGGAGGACGTGCTCGCCGCGCAGGGCATGGCGCTGGAGCTCGACGCCTCGGAGGGGGCCTACCCGTCGGGGCTCAGCGCCCTGGCATCGGCCGCATTCGAGCTCTCGCTGCTCAGCGGCGACCGGCGGTACCGGGAGGCTGCCGAGGCCGCGGTTGCCCTCGTCGGGCCCACGGCGGCGGAGAACCCGCTCGGCTACGGCGGGCTGCTCGCACTGGCGGAGCGGCTCCGGCGCCCGGTCGTGCAACTGGTCAGTGTGGTTACAGGCGATGCCCCTGTGGGCAGCGCGCCGGACGGGGCCGCGGCGGCGCTGCTCGCCGAGGCGCGGCGGCACGCGGCATCCGTCTCGGTGCAGATCGCGCTCGGTGAGGAACAGGCGGAAGCCTTCGCCGCGGCCGGCTTCGAGCTCTTCGCGGGTCGCCGAACCCAGGGCGGTCGGGCG
- the cuyB gene encoding cysteate racemase: MATRTRDAGQGAGIPLAADPGRIVGILGGMGPAATADFYAKLVRATPARTDQEHLRTLIWSDPTIPDRTGALLHGGVDPTPLLLAGALLLRAGGAAVIAVPCNTAHAFIPRIAGEVGIPFVHMIEETVLGIRARHPHARRIGLLSTTGTQASLLYDEALRRHGFVPLAPTPETQEARVMAGITRVKAGIVDAQTRALIAGAADELVDAGAELVIAGCTELPIALEGARLRAPVVDPTQALAEAVVRVIQREP, translated from the coding sequence GTGGCCACGCGCACGCGGGATGCCGGCCAGGGTGCCGGCATCCCGCTCGCCGCCGACCCTGGCCGCATCGTCGGCATCCTGGGCGGAATGGGCCCGGCGGCGACGGCCGACTTCTACGCGAAGCTCGTGCGGGCCACGCCGGCCCGCACCGACCAGGAGCACCTGCGCACGCTGATCTGGTCGGACCCGACGATCCCCGATCGCACGGGAGCCCTCCTGCACGGCGGCGTCGACCCCACCCCGCTGCTGCTGGCCGGGGCCCTGCTGTTGCGCGCGGGCGGGGCGGCGGTCATCGCGGTGCCCTGCAACACCGCGCACGCCTTCATCCCGCGCATCGCCGGCGAGGTCGGGATCCCGTTCGTGCACATGATCGAGGAGACGGTGCTCGGCATTCGCGCGCGGCACCCGCACGCCCGGCGCATCGGGCTACTCTCCACCACCGGCACGCAGGCGAGCCTGCTCTACGACGAGGCGCTGCGCCGGCACGGCTTCGTGCCGCTGGCACCCACGCCCGAGACGCAGGAAGCCCGCGTGATGGCGGGCATCACGCGGGTGAAGGCCGGCATCGTCGACGCCCAGACGCGCGCGTTGATCGCCGGGGCGGCGGACGAGCTGGTGGACGCGGGCGCTGAGCTGGTGATCGCCGGATGCACGGAGCTGCCGATCGCCCTCGAGGGTGCCCGGCTCCGCGCCCCGGTCGTCGACCCCACGCAGGCGCTCGCCGAGGCGGTCGTGCGCGTCATCCAACGCGAGCCGTGA
- a CDS encoding amino acid ABC transporter ATP-binding protein — MTDPLVRAIAVTKSFGHNKVLNGVDFEVRPGEVSCIIGPSGSGKSTFLRCINALETVDGGGLEVAGAQVGYTLEGESYRPWRDRDFAKFRAGIGMVFQRFNLYAHLDAAENVATSLINVARMDKAAARRRAMEELDRVGLADHATKRPHQLSGGQQQRVAIARALAMDPTLMLFDEPTSALDPELVEEVLESMKALALGGMTMVVVTHEIGFAREVGDTLSFFDAGTIIESGPPASVLSDASSPRTRAFLDKVL; from the coding sequence ATGACCGATCCACTCGTCAGGGCGATCGCCGTGACCAAAAGCTTCGGCCACAACAAGGTGCTCAACGGCGTCGACTTCGAGGTGCGCCCCGGTGAGGTCAGCTGCATCATCGGCCCATCCGGATCGGGCAAGTCCACCTTCCTGCGTTGCATCAACGCGCTGGAGACCGTCGACGGCGGAGGGCTCGAGGTTGCGGGCGCCCAGGTGGGCTACACCCTGGAGGGCGAGAGCTATCGCCCCTGGCGCGACCGCGACTTCGCCAAGTTCCGCGCCGGAATCGGCATGGTCTTCCAGCGCTTCAACCTCTACGCGCACCTCGACGCGGCCGAGAACGTGGCCACCAGCCTGATCAACGTCGCGCGGATGGACAAGGCCGCCGCCCGTCGGCGTGCCATGGAGGAGCTGGACCGCGTCGGCCTCGCCGACCACGCCACCAAGCGCCCGCACCAGCTCTCCGGCGGGCAGCAGCAGCGCGTGGCCATTGCACGGGCGCTCGCGATGGACCCCACGCTGATGCTGTTCGACGAGCCGACCAGCGCGCTCGACCCCGAACTGGTCGAAGAGGTGCTCGAGTCGATGAAGGCACTCGCGCTCGGCGGCATGACCATGGTCGTCGTCACGCACGAGATCGGGTTCGCCCGCGAGGTGGGAGACACGCTGAGCTTCTTCGACGCGGGAACGATCATCGAATCCGGCCCGCCGGCCAGCGTGCTCTCCGACGCCTCCTCCCCGCGCACCCGCGCGTTCCTCGACAAGGTCCTCTGA
- a CDS encoding amino acid ABC transporter permease has product MTASHRRTAPILGADGSETPITPRWHIGRWLVGTLAVLVVVWLATAIIFNENIRWNRVFDYLFSPRILDGVVVTIWMSILATVIGLSLGVVLAVMKLAKNPVLQWIAAGYIWFFRGTPVLVQLIFWYNLAFLFPYLTLQVPFTQIGVQWDTNQVMTSFMAALLGLGLNLAAYFAETVRAGIQAVDRGQTEAALAGGMTHMQTMRIIVLPQALRIIIPPTGNEFISMLKTTSLVVVVAGSDLMTNASQIYKQNNLIIELLIVASLWYMLLTAVATFFQSKLERRFGSDAVRLVRGPGFVQKFLRNGQQAQTATESIATISEKATTR; this is encoded by the coding sequence ATGACTGCATCACACCGGCGTACCGCACCGATCCTCGGCGCGGACGGCTCGGAGACCCCCATCACCCCGCGGTGGCACATTGGTCGCTGGCTCGTCGGCACCCTCGCGGTGCTGGTCGTGGTCTGGCTGGCGACCGCGATCATCTTCAACGAGAACATCCGCTGGAACCGGGTCTTCGACTACCTGTTCTCCCCGCGCATTCTCGACGGAGTCGTTGTCACGATCTGGATGAGCATCCTGGCCACGGTGATCGGGCTCAGCCTGGGAGTCGTTCTCGCGGTGATGAAGCTCGCCAAGAACCCCGTGCTGCAGTGGATCGCTGCCGGGTACATCTGGTTCTTCCGCGGTACGCCGGTGCTGGTGCAGCTCATCTTTTGGTACAACCTCGCGTTCCTCTTCCCGTATCTCACATTGCAGGTGCCGTTCACCCAGATCGGCGTGCAGTGGGACACGAACCAGGTGATGACCAGCTTCATGGCGGCGCTGCTCGGTCTCGGTCTGAACCTCGCGGCCTACTTCGCCGAGACGGTGCGTGCCGGCATCCAGGCCGTCGACCGCGGCCAGACCGAGGCCGCCCTCGCCGGCGGCATGACGCACATGCAGACCATGCGCATCATCGTGCTGCCGCAGGCGTTGCGCATCATCATCCCGCCGACGGGCAACGAGTTCATCTCGATGCTCAAGACGACGTCGCTCGTCGTCGTGGTCGCCGGCAGCGACCTGATGACCAACGCGAGCCAGATCTACAAGCAGAACAACCTCATCATCGAGCTGCTGATCGTGGCGAGCCTCTGGTACATGCTGCTCACCGCCGTTGCGACGTTCTTCCAATCCAAGCTGGAGCGCCGCTTCGGATCCGACGCCGTGCGCCTCGTGCGCGGGCCCGGCTTCGTGCAGAAGTTCTTGCGGAACGGCCAGCAGGCGCAGACCGCGACAGAGAGCATTGCCACCATCTCAGAGAAGGCGACGACCCGATGA
- a CDS encoding ABC transporter substrate-binding protein, translating to MRIPITPARGALALLLGAVLLGTTACGAQSLAGSDSAAGAGGAEGASDVVLISAPAEDLAASVIEGIEPDSSLTVPESLRAGGIKLSTSVGYPPMEMWGADGKVIVGLDPSLGRGIARTLGVDLVITDQEFNAQIPGVLTGRFDMIMSSMTDNEARRETMSFVDYVSAGNAFLVQTGNPSGIAVPTDLCGQIVSVVDNGSSADLAAEFDAQCTTDGNGAIEILKFEGDSEAILAVKSGRAAATIGDYPVAVHRAAEADSGLEAIAISGGESPWGIAIDKKNTELVDLIQKALQSMIDSGSYAAILDAWGVPQMAVDSAVVNDGQ from the coding sequence ATGCGTATCCCCATCACCCCCGCCCGCGGCGCACTCGCGCTCCTGCTCGGCGCGGTTCTGCTCGGCACGACAGCGTGTGGCGCGCAGAGCCTCGCGGGGTCCGACTCCGCTGCCGGCGCCGGCGGCGCAGAGGGAGCCAGCGACGTCGTCCTCATCTCGGCCCCCGCCGAGGACCTCGCGGCCAGCGTCATCGAGGGCATCGAGCCCGACAGCTCCCTCACCGTTCCCGAGTCGCTGCGCGCCGGCGGCATCAAGCTCAGCACCTCCGTCGGATACCCGCCGATGGAGATGTGGGGCGCGGACGGCAAGGTCATCGTCGGACTCGACCCGTCGCTGGGGCGCGGCATCGCCCGCACGCTCGGCGTCGACCTCGTGATCACCGACCAGGAATTCAACGCCCAGATCCCGGGCGTGCTCACCGGCCGCTTCGACATGATCATGTCGTCGATGACCGACAACGAGGCCCGCCGCGAGACGATGTCGTTCGTTGACTACGTCAGCGCAGGCAACGCATTCCTCGTGCAGACGGGCAACCCGAGCGGCATCGCCGTTCCCACCGACCTGTGCGGCCAGATTGTCTCCGTCGTCGACAACGGCTCCTCGGCCGACCTCGCCGCCGAATTCGACGCGCAGTGCACCACCGACGGCAATGGCGCCATCGAGATCCTCAAGTTCGAGGGCGACTCCGAGGCGATCCTCGCGGTCAAGAGCGGCCGTGCCGCCGCGACGATCGGTGACTACCCCGTCGCCGTGCACCGCGCGGCAGAGGCAGACTCCGGGCTGGAAGCCATCGCCATCTCCGGCGGCGAGAGCCCCTGGGGAATCGCGATCGACAAGAAGAACACCGAGCTCGTCGACCTGATCCAGAAGGCACTCCAGTCCATGATCGATTCCGGCTCCTATGCCGCGATCCTCGATGCGTGGGGCGTGCCGCAGATGGCCGTGGACTCCGCGGTCGTCAACGACGGCCAGTAG
- a CDS encoding amidohydrolase, whose translation MVSTLFRHPRIHTMVGDSAPTDAIFVVDGVIAATGEEAVTLAEAQADVESVDLDGAAVIPGFIDAHIHTGAIARELDALNLRGCTSLAEALERVSRYVATREPGTFIVGGRWDSNAWDVPVQPDRAALDAVSNGCLIALPSVDGHTMWANSLALEAVGYTRDTPDPVGGEIVRDADGEPTGILRESARYPLRDLQNDVSAAELLPQLKRAQAHLLSLGLTGVHDIDAEDVREAYLQMQADGDLHMRVHKMIPLEHLDAAIAEGRYTGQGDEWFTTGPVKIFSDGALGSHTSHMGEDFAGQEGNHGVEIVAYPELVALAQKAASAGIAVATHAIGDEANHLVLNAYEEIRATSAERGLRNRIEHAQHIRHADIPRFAALGVLPSLQPTHCTSDIPIADALLAGRELGNYAWRSLTESSAQLVFGSDAPIEDPTPMHGIHAAVTRQSESGEPACGWEPEERLTVAEAISAYTYGGAYAAGQEHTVGRLAPGQFADFIVLDADPFAAEPEALRGITVLSTVVGGAVRFQR comes from the coding sequence ATGGTTTCTACGCTCTTCCGCCACCCCCGGATCCACACCATGGTGGGGGATTCTGCGCCCACCGATGCGATCTTCGTCGTCGACGGGGTCATCGCCGCCACGGGGGAGGAGGCCGTCACCCTCGCCGAGGCGCAGGCGGATGTGGAGAGTGTGGACCTGGACGGCGCGGCCGTCATCCCGGGTTTCATCGACGCCCACATCCACACCGGTGCCATCGCCCGCGAGCTCGATGCGCTCAACCTGCGCGGCTGCACGAGTCTCGCCGAGGCCTTGGAGCGGGTGAGCCGCTACGTCGCCACGCGCGAGCCCGGCACGTTCATCGTCGGCGGGCGCTGGGACTCCAACGCCTGGGACGTGCCCGTTCAGCCCGACCGCGCCGCTTTGGACGCGGTGAGCAACGGCTGCCTGATCGCCCTGCCCAGCGTCGACGGCCACACCATGTGGGCGAACTCCCTCGCCCTCGAGGCGGTGGGCTACACCCGTGACACCCCCGACCCGGTCGGCGGTGAGATCGTGCGCGACGCAGACGGCGAGCCGACCGGGATCCTGCGCGAGTCCGCCCGCTACCCACTCCGCGATCTGCAGAACGACGTCTCCGCCGCGGAGCTGCTGCCCCAGCTGAAGCGCGCACAGGCGCACCTGCTCTCGCTCGGGCTCACCGGCGTGCACGACATCGATGCCGAGGACGTGCGCGAGGCCTACCTGCAGATGCAGGCCGACGGCGACCTGCACATGCGCGTGCACAAGATGATCCCGCTGGAGCACCTCGACGCCGCCATTGCAGAGGGCCGCTACACCGGCCAGGGCGACGAGTGGTTCACCACCGGCCCCGTCAAGATCTTCTCGGACGGCGCGCTCGGTTCGCACACCTCGCACATGGGAGAGGACTTCGCCGGGCAGGAGGGCAACCACGGCGTGGAGATCGTCGCCTACCCCGAGCTCGTCGCGCTCGCCCAGAAGGCGGCCTCCGCCGGGATCGCTGTGGCGACCCACGCCATCGGGGACGAGGCCAACCACCTGGTTCTGAACGCCTACGAGGAGATTCGGGCCACCTCCGCGGAGCGCGGCCTGCGCAACCGGATCGAGCACGCCCAGCACATCCGGCACGCCGACATCCCGCGCTTCGCCGCGCTCGGCGTGCTGCCGTCACTGCAGCCGACCCACTGCACCTCCGACATCCCCATCGCGGACGCGCTGCTGGCCGGCCGCGAGCTCGGCAACTACGCCTGGCGTTCGCTGACGGAGTCCTCGGCGCAGCTCGTCTTCGGCTCGGACGCCCCGATCGAAGACCCGACGCCGATGCACGGTATCCACGCGGCGGTCACCCGCCAGAGCGAGTCCGGCGAGCCGGCCTGCGGCTGGGAGCCGGAGGAGCGTCTCACCGTGGCCGAGGCCATCTCCGCCTACACCTACGGCGGCGCCTACGCGGCGGGGCAGGAGCACACGGTCGGGCGGCTCGCCCCCGGCCAGTTCGCCGACTTCATCGTGCTCGACGCCGACCCCTTCGCCGCCGAGCCGGAGGCGCTGCGCGGCATCACCGTCCTCAGCACCGTGGTCGGCGGCGCCGTGCGCTTCCAGCGCTAG
- a CDS encoding LysR family transcriptional regulator — protein sequence MINPIHLRTLLETVRLGSFAAAANRLGYTASAVSQQMAALERAVGVPLFERSGRSAHPTEAATAMARHAVRVLADIDALLAEASSAHGATVVDLRLAVFPSLARPLLARLQERPEWGHSDVDLRFWVADPSPTIREIRAGREFDVALVYQVGDTALSWPQAMRQEWLGDDEYRVVVPAGWGLHAHEPVTIHQLANLPWVVHHPGTSDAAIIDRLFRGHDLRPRTVAHSDDYTVTLQLVAGGFAASFVPMLALHQLPDGVSVLDVPELRLARRVFALTPTEGASPATGAFLGAVGEILTELGVTRTDAP from the coding sequence ATGATCAATCCGATTCACCTGCGCACTCTGCTCGAGACCGTACGGCTCGGCTCCTTTGCCGCCGCCGCCAACAGGCTCGGCTACACCGCCTCCGCGGTGTCGCAGCAGATGGCGGCGCTCGAGCGTGCCGTCGGCGTTCCGCTGTTCGAGCGCTCGGGGCGCAGCGCGCATCCGACCGAGGCGGCGACGGCGATGGCACGGCATGCGGTTCGCGTCTTGGCCGACATCGACGCCCTGCTGGCGGAGGCGTCGAGCGCGCACGGCGCGACGGTGGTGGACCTCAGGCTGGCCGTGTTCCCGAGCCTGGCGCGACCGCTGCTGGCCAGGCTGCAGGAGCGGCCGGAGTGGGGGCACTCCGACGTCGATCTGCGCTTCTGGGTCGCGGACCCCTCACCGACGATCCGCGAGATCCGGGCCGGGCGGGAGTTCGACGTCGCCCTCGTCTACCAGGTGGGTGACACCGCGCTCAGCTGGCCGCAGGCGATGCGGCAGGAGTGGCTCGGCGACGACGAGTACCGGGTCGTGGTGCCCGCCGGCTGGGGGCTGCACGCGCACGAGCCGGTGACGATCCACCAACTGGCAAACCTGCCGTGGGTGGTGCATCACCCGGGCACCAGCGACGCCGCCATCATCGACCGGCTCTTCCGCGGGCACGACCTCCGCCCGCGCACCGTCGCCCACTCCGATGACTACACCGTGACCCTGCAGCTCGTCGCAGGCGGATTCGCGGCATCCTTCGTCCCGATGCTCGCCCTGCACCAACTGCCGGACGGCGTCAGCGTGCTCGACGTGCCGGAGCTCAGGCTGGCCCGCCGCGTCTTCGCGCTCACACCCACCGAGGGGGCGAGCCCGGCCACGGGGGCGTTCCTCGGCGCGGTCGGCGAGATCCTCACCGAGCTCGGGGTGACGCGCACCGACGCTCCCTGA
- a CDS encoding amidase, whose product MVHDVMMLTADMFPTAHPHSAAPASGGEDARSLALAVSEQAMRQHRDSNIVILDTLERARSAPAPGDGPLAGFTLAVKDMIDIAGLPTSRGSALYGGLDSLQSAECVTLLESAGAALVAKVNLHEFAYGVSNENPHWGDVLNPTYPHLIPGGSSGGTAAAVAAGIARIGLGTDTAGSIRMPAACCGVVGLRPRTGRVAGRGVAPLAPSFDVVGPMAASVSDTALAWSVLSGEALAGARPLRGLVVGVIEGSVAAEPLREAGAELRPFTLPDGVLDVFWTAFRAEVTRTHEGTYPRSAAAYSENVRAKLAAASGVTAAAHRSALASLAVMREELLSRMTGVDVLASDTLGCPTPPVGADELDYRDDLGRLVAPFSALDLPALAIGNLQIVGRTEAEVLAVGLGWEHEVGTIPRADGV is encoded by the coding sequence GTGGTGCATGATGTGATGATGCTCACCGCCGACATGTTCCCCACCGCGCACCCGCACTCGGCCGCTCCCGCCTCCGGGGGAGAGGACGCCCGCTCCCTGGCCCTCGCTGTGTCGGAACAGGCGATGCGGCAGCACCGGGACTCGAACATCGTCATCCTCGACACCCTCGAACGGGCCCGCTCCGCCCCGGCGCCGGGCGACGGGCCTCTGGCCGGCTTCACGCTCGCCGTCAAGGACATGATCGATATCGCCGGGCTGCCGACCAGCCGCGGCTCTGCCCTCTACGGCGGCCTCGACTCGCTGCAGAGCGCGGAGTGCGTCACCCTGCTGGAATCCGCCGGTGCCGCGCTCGTGGCCAAGGTCAACCTGCACGAGTTCGCGTACGGCGTCAGCAACGAGAACCCGCACTGGGGTGACGTGCTGAACCCGACCTACCCGCACCTGATCCCCGGGGGCTCGAGCGGCGGCACGGCGGCGGCCGTGGCGGCAGGCATCGCCCGCATCGGGCTCGGCACCGACACGGCCGGCTCGATCCGGATGCCGGCCGCCTGCTGCGGCGTCGTGGGCCTGCGCCCGCGCACCGGACGCGTGGCGGGGCGCGGCGTCGCCCCCTTGGCGCCCTCCTTCGACGTCGTCGGCCCGATGGCGGCATCCGTCAGCGACACCGCCCTCGCCTGGTCCGTGCTGAGCGGGGAGGCCCTCGCCGGCGCCCGCCCGCTGCGCGGCCTCGTGGTCGGCGTGATCGAGGGCTCCGTGGCCGCCGAGCCGCTGCGGGAGGCGGGTGCCGAGCTGCGCCCCTTCACGCTGCCGGACGGGGTGCTCGACGTGTTCTGGACGGCCTTCCGCGCCGAGGTGACGAGGACGCACGAGGGGACCTATCCCCGTTCCGCGGCGGCGTACAGCGAGAACGTGCGGGCCAAGCTCGCCGCTGCGTCCGGGGTGACGGCCGCGGCCCACCGGTCGGCGCTCGCGTCACTCGCCGTGATGCGCGAGGAGCTGCTGAGCCGGATGACGGGCGTCGACGTGCTTGCCAGCGACACCCTCGGCTGCCCGACGCCTCCCGTCGGCGCCGACGAGCTGGACTACCGCGACGACCTGGGCCGCCTCGTTGCTCCGTTCTCCGCGCTGGACCTGCCCGCCCTGGCGATCGGGAACCTGCAGATCGTCGGCCGCACCGAGGCCGAGGTGCTCGCCGTCGGGCTCGGCTGGGAACACGAGGTGGGCACGATTCCGCGCGCAGACGGAGTGTGA
- a CDS encoding aldo/keto reductase, giving the protein MSNEAGTSAVPTITLNDGHTIPQLGFGVFKVEPAETERIVTDALEVGYRHIDTARIYGNEAGVGRAIADSGIARDDLFITTKLWNDDQGTQSAFDAFERSLEQLGLDEVDLYLIHWPAPANDRFVEAWKALEKIRETGRARSIGVSNFTVAYLTRLLAETDVVPAVNQIELHPAHQQPATAALSAANGIKLEAWGPLGQGKYNLFELPEVTAPAEAHDKTPAQVVIRWHLQQGNIVFPKSTRRARMAENFDVFDFELTDAEQRAITGLEREGRVSASPDDVN; this is encoded by the coding sequence ATGAGCAACGAAGCCGGCACGAGCGCAGTCCCCACGATCACCCTGAACGACGGCCACACGATCCCGCAGCTGGGGTTCGGCGTCTTCAAGGTGGAGCCGGCCGAGACCGAGCGCATCGTCACTGACGCCCTCGAGGTCGGATACCGGCACATCGACACGGCCCGCATCTACGGCAACGAGGCCGGCGTCGGCCGGGCCATCGCCGATTCGGGCATCGCCCGCGACGACCTCTTCATCACCACCAAGCTGTGGAACGACGACCAGGGCACCCAGTCCGCCTTCGACGCCTTCGAACGCAGCCTCGAGCAGCTCGGCCTCGATGAGGTCGACCTCTACCTGATCCACTGGCCCGCCCCGGCGAACGACCGCTTCGTCGAGGCGTGGAAGGCGCTCGAGAAGATCCGCGAGACCGGCCGCGCCCGCTCCATCGGAGTCTCCAACTTCACCGTTGCCTACCTGACACGCCTGCTCGCCGAGACGGATGTCGTTCCGGCCGTCAACCAGATCGAACTGCACCCGGCGCACCAGCAGCCGGCGACCGCCGCGCTCAGCGCGGCCAACGGCATCAAGCTCGAGGCGTGGGGGCCGCTCGGCCAGGGCAAGTACAACCTCTTCGAGCTGCCTGAGGTGACGGCGCCCGCCGAGGCGCACGACAAGACGCCCGCCCAGGTCGTCATCCGCTGGCACCTGCAGCAAGGCAACATCGTCTTCCCCAAGTCCACCCGGCGCGCGCGCATGGCCGAGAACTTCGATGTCTTCGACTTCGAGCTGACGGATGCCGAGCAGCGGGCGATCACTGGGCTGGAGCGCGAGGGCCGAGTCTCGGCCAGCCCCGACGACGTCAACTAG
- a CDS encoding ABC transporter permease: protein MSTLSLTVLHTKYNLIETARVPIAIISALAFPTLALLFFVVPQQVVAGNALYATQAVISLAVFAVMSNALFSFGLTISENREKPWDPYLRTLPAPGIARVLAQIFATGTLGLAAIIPVIVVGGLFTAAEASPLRVLAGFVALAVSSLPFMLIGICIGYSMPSKAAIAVVQIVMFGMAFAGGLFLPPMLFADWLNTLSKFMPSRQARELVIWAVQGGQLEWWVWVGILAWTVVGFAAALLLFRRDEGRRYH, encoded by the coding sequence ATGAGCACCCTGTCCCTCACCGTGCTGCACACCAAGTACAACCTGATCGAGACCGCCCGCGTGCCGATCGCGATCATCAGCGCGCTCGCGTTCCCGACACTCGCCCTGCTGTTCTTCGTCGTGCCTCAGCAGGTCGTCGCCGGCAACGCGCTGTACGCGACCCAGGCCGTGATCTCGCTCGCGGTGTTCGCGGTGATGTCGAACGCGCTGTTCAGCTTCGGGCTGACCATCTCCGAGAACAGGGAGAAGCCGTGGGACCCGTACCTGCGCACCCTGCCGGCGCCCGGCATCGCCCGCGTGCTGGCGCAGATCTTCGCCACCGGCACACTCGGCCTGGCGGCGATCATCCCCGTCATCGTTGTCGGCGGGCTGTTCACCGCCGCAGAGGCCTCGCCGCTGCGTGTGCTGGCCGGCTTCGTCGCGCTGGCGGTCTCCTCGCTGCCGTTCATGCTCATCGGCATCTGCATCGGCTATTCGATGCCGTCCAAGGCCGCGATCGCCGTCGTGCAGATCGTCATGTTCGGCATGGCGTTCGCCGGCGGGCTGTTCCTGCCGCCGATGCTGTTCGCCGACTGGCTCAACACGCTCTCCAAGTTCATGCCGTCCCGGCAGGCCCGCGAGCTCGTGATCTGGGCGGTGCAGGGCGGGCAGCTGGAATGGTGGGTGTGGGTCGGCATCCTCGCCTGGACCGTGGTCGGCTTCGCCGCCGCACTGCTCCTCTTCCGCCGCGACGAGGGCCGCCGCTACCACTGA